In a single window of the Thunnus thynnus chromosome 9, fThuThy2.1, whole genome shotgun sequence genome:
- the LOC137188764 gene encoding protocadherin beta-16-like — MRRQVLFFISIFSLGSVLGQVSYSIPEEMAKGSVVGNIARDLGLDVKRLKSGKARIYTGDSAEYIDLSRERGVLLVKERIDRESLCRQTTPCALHLQIILENPMELFRITVEITDINDNSPSFKNDEKRFEISESAVTGSKFVLERAVDPDIGVNGLKNYSLKPTDNFVLKIQSQADGNKKVEMVLHKPLDREKEEQISLLLTAVDGGEPQMSGTVKIYVTVLDANDNAPVFTQSVYKAAIAENSPKGTTLTAVSASDADKGTNGEVSYSVSTTMDSISDIFTINENGEVILVGEVDFEKARYYQIDIEAKDSGGLSDSSKIIVDVIDINDNKPVISILSKSDSIPEDSAQNTIIVMFSVLDPDSSNSGQVNCKLNGNIPFTITTSSNDFYSLVTDSDLDRERASEYNIRVTCSDEGVPSLSSSVTLTLQISDVNDNAPVFERSSYEAYIVENNTPGLSIFTVKARDADWNQNARVSYILEDSSVNGVPVSSYVSVSADSGVIHAVRSFDYEQIKDFQLRVKAQDGGSPPLSSNVTVKILIQDQNDNPPQVLYPVQTGGSLVAEMVPRSADVGYLVTKVVAVDVDSGQNAWLSYKLQKATDRALFEVGLQNGEIRTIRQVTDKDAVKQRLTVIVEDNGQPSRSATVIVNVAVADSFPEVLSEFTDFTHDKEYNDNLTFYLVLALAVVSFLFITCLVVIISVKIYRWRQSRILYHSNLPVIPYYPPRYSDTLGTGTLQHVYNYEVCRTTDSRKSDCKFGRAGSQNVLIMDPSSTGTMQRIQNEKSILDEPDSPLEVSLLEYNKVLHYTSYGTTYVPH; from the coding sequence ATGAGACGGCAAGTACTGTTTTTCATCTCGATATTCTCTCTCGGTTCAGTTCTCGGTCAAGTCAGCTACTCTATCCCGGAGGAAATGGCAAAGGGTTCTGTGGTTGGAAACATAGCACGGGATTTAGGTTTAGatgtgaaaagactgaaatCGGGTAAAGCTCGTATATATACGGGCGACAGTGCAGAATACATCGACCTGAGTAGAGAAAGAGGAGTCCTCCTAGTGAAAGAGAGAATCGACAGAGAGTCGCTATGCAGACAGACGACGCCTTGTGCTTTACATTTGCAGATTATTTTAGAAAACCCAATGGAGCTTTTTCGAATAACAGTAGAGATTACCGACATCAACGACAACAGTCCCAGTTTTAAAAATGACGAGAAACGTTTTGAAATTAGCGAATCCGCAGTTACAGGGTCTAAATTTGTGTTAGAAAGAGCGGTCGATCCAGACATTGGTGTAAATGGTCTGAAAAATTACAGCCTGAAACCAACAGATAATTTTGTACTTAAAATACAGAGTCAGGCAGACGGAAATAAAAAGGTCGAGATGGTTTTACACAAGCCGTTAGATCGAGAGAAAGAGGAACAGATATCATTGCTGTTAACAGCTGTAGATGGAGGAGAACCTCAGATGTCTGGTACAGTGAAGATTTATGTGACCGTGCTCGATGCAAACGACAATGCTCCTGTTTTTACGCAGTCGGTTTACAAGGCAGCCATAGCGGAAAACTCTCCGAAAGGAACAACATTGACCGCAGTGAGTGCGTCTGATGCAGATAAAGGAACAAATGGGGAAGTTTCTTATTCAGTGTCGACCACTATGGATAGTATTTCAGACATATTTACCATAAATGAAAACGGTGAGGTGATATTAGTTGGAGAAGTTGACTTTGAAAAAGCGAGGTATTACCAAATCGATATTGAGGCTAAAGACAGTGGTGGTCTTTCTGATTCCAGTAAAATTATAGTTGATgttattgatattaatgataataagCCAGTAATCAGTATACTTTCCAAATCTGATTCAATCCCAGAAGACTCTGCCCAAAATACAATTATAGTTATGTTCAGTGTCCTTGACCCAGATTCAAGTAATAGTGGTCAAGTAAATTGCAAATTAAATGGCAACATACCATTTACTATTACAACTTCTTCAAATGATTTCTATAGCTTAGTAACAGACAGTGatttagacagagagagagcctCTGAGTATAATATTAGAGTGACTTGCTCTGATGAGGGAGTGCCCTCCCTCTCCAGCAGCGTCACTCTCACCTTACAGATCTCTGATGTGAATGATAACGCGCCTGTCTTTGAGAGGAGCTCATATGAGGCCTACATTGTAGAAAACAACACACCAGGCCTCTCTATATTCACAGTGAAAGCCAGAGACGCTGACTGGAACCAGAATGCCCGTGTTTCCTACATACTGGAGGACTCCTCTGTTAACGGAGTGCCAGTCTCCTCATATGTTTCCGTTAGTGCTGATAGTGGAGTCATCCATGCAGTTCGCTCTTTTGACTATGAGCAGATCAAAGATTTCCAGCTCCGCGTCAAAGCACAGGATGGAGGTTCCCCTCCACTCAGTAGCAATGTGACTGTGAAAATATTGATCCAGGACCAGAACGACAACCCCCCTCAGGTTCTGTACCCAGTCCAGACTGGTGGCTCTCTGGTGGCTGAAATGGTGCCTCGTTCAGCAGATGTGGGCTATCTGGTCACTAAAGTGGTGGCTGTTGATGTGGACTCTGGACAGAATGCCTGGCTCTCCTATAAACTGCagaaagccacagacagggcgCTGTTTGAAGTGGGCTTACAGAATGGAGAAATAAGAACTATCCGCCAGGTGACTGATAAAGATGCTGtgaaacaaagactgactgTTATAGTGGAGGACAACGGGCAGCCCTCTCGTTCAGCTACAGTCATTGTTAACGTGGCGGTGGCGGACAGCTTCCCTGAAGTGCTGTCAGAGTTCACTGACTTTACACACGACAAGGAGTACAATGACAACCTGACTTTTTACTTAGTGTTGGCTCTGGCTGtagtttccttcctcttcatcacgtGTTTAGTGGTTATTATATCAGTGAAAATCTACAGATGGAGACAGTCTCGCATCCTGTATCACTCCAATCTCCCTGTGATTCCATATTATCCACCACGTTACTCAGACACTTTGGGGACAGGGACTCTCCAACACGTGTACAATTACGAGGTGTGCAGGACGACTGACTCCAGAAAGAGTGACTGTAAGTTCGGCAGAGCTGGTAGTCAGAACGTGCTGATAATGGACCCCAGTTCTACAGGGACGATGCAGCGGATACAGAATGAAAAGAGCATCCTGGATGAACCAGACTCTCCTCTAGAGGTTAGTCTCTTGGAATATAACAAAGTGTTGCATTACACCTCTTATGGCACCACTTATGTTCCACACTAA
- the LOC137188839 gene encoding protocadherin gamma-A5-like — MNRQVLLFISFLFLDSVCGQVSYSIPEEMSRGSLVGNIAQDLGLEIKRLVSGKAKIYTRNNDEYIELNRERGVLLVKERIDREALCTETALCALHFQIILENPMELYSVTVQITDINDNAPTFEKGEMKFKISESAITGAKFVLERAVDLDVGINDLQNYELKPTDHFALKLHNNANGHKNVEMVLQKPLDREKHEQISLVLTAVDGGEPQMSGTMMILITVLDVNDNAPVFTQHTYKATVTENSPKGTVVATVTASDADQGSNGKITYSITNTLDNVRKVFEINEENGEVSLIGDTDFEKSRHFEINLLASDDGGLTDSCKLIVDVQDVNDNKPEINIISKSNVISEDAKLNTVVTMINIEDLDSGENGNVKCFISENVPFTLKTSTNNFYSLVTDSDLDRERASHYNITVTCSDEGMPSLSSSVTLTLQISDVNDNAPVFERSSYEAYIVENNTPGLSVFTVTARDADWNQNARVSYILEDSSVSGVPVSSYVSVSADSGVIHAVRSFDYEQIKDFQFRVKAQDGGSPPLSSNVTVKIMIQDQNDNPPQVLYPVQTGGSLVAEMVPRSADVGYLVTKVVAVDVDSGQNAWLSYKLQKATDRALFEVGLQNGEIRTIRQVTDKDAVKQRLTVIVEDNGQPSRSATVIVNVAVADSFPEVLSEFTDFTHDKEYNDNLTFYLVLALAVVSFLFITCLVVIISVKIYRWRQSRILYHSNLPVIPYYPPRYSDTLGTGTLQHVYNYEVCRTTDSRKSDCKFGRAGSQNVLIMDPSSTGTMQRIQNEKSILDEPDSPLEVRMPPSLVMSKLYV; from the coding sequence ATGAATCGGCAAGTACTGTTGTtcatctctttccttttcctcgACTCAGTGTGCGGGCAGGTCAGCTACTCTATTCCAGAGGAAATGTCGAGAGGATCTTTAGTGGGCAACATAGCACAAGATTTAGGTTTAGAAATCAAACGTTTGGTATCCGGTAAAGCTAAGATCTATACTAGGAACAACGACGAGTACATCGAGCTCAACCGAGAGAGAGGAGTCCTCCTTGTCAAAGAGAGAATCGACAGAGAGGCGCTGTGTACAGAAACGGCGCTTTGtgctttacattttcagattaTCTTGGAGAATCCTATGGAGCTTTACAGTGTTACAGTCCAGATTACAGATATCAATGATAATGCACCAACATTTGAAAAAGGTGAAATGAAATTCAAAATTAGCGAGTCTGCGATCACCGGGGCAAAATTTGTCTTAGAAAGGGCTGTGGATCTTGATGTGGGAATTAATGATCTACAAAATTACGAATTAAAACcaacagatcattttgctttaaaaCTCCACAATAACGCCAAtggtcataaaaatgttgagATGGTGCTGCAGAAGCCtttagacagagagaaacacgaGCAGATATCTCTGGTGTTAACGGCTGTAGATGGAGGAGAGCCGCAGATGTCAGGAACAATGATGATTCTTATTACAGTTTTAGACGTCAATGATAATGCTCCCGTTTTTACACAGCACACATACAAAGCTACAGTTACTGAGAATTCACCTAAAGGCACAGTTGTAGCTACTGTTACAGCCTCAGATGCAGATCAAGGTTCAAATGGTAAAATAACATATTCGATCACGAATACATTAGACAATGTCAGGAAAGTATTTGAGATAAATGAAGAAAACGGTGAAGTTTCATTAATTGGCGACACTGACTTCGAAAAGtcaagacattttgaaattaatttaCTTGCTAGTGACGACGGAGGACTGACAGATTCTTGTAAATTGATTGTTGATGTGCAAGACGTAAATGATAACAAGCCCGAAATTAACATAATATCGAAGTCAAATGTGATATCAGAGGATGCCAAACTCAATACTGTCGTTACAATGATAAACATTGAGGACCTAGATTCAGGGGAAAACGGAAACGTGAAATGTTTTATCAGCGAAAATGTGCCATtcactttaaaaacatcaacaaataaTTTCTATAGTTTAGTAACAGACAGTGATCTGGACAGAGAAAGAGCTTCTCATTATAATATTACTGTAACCTGCTCTGATGAGGGAATGCCCTCCCTCTCCAGCAGCGTCACTCTCACCTTACAGATCTCTGATGTGAATGATAACGCGCCTGTCTTTGAGAGGAGCTCATATGAGGCCTACATTGTGGAAAACAACACACCAGGCCTCTCTGTATTCACAGTGACAGCCAGAGACGCTGACTGGAACCAGAATGCCCGTGTTTCCTACATACTGGAGGACTCCTCTGTTAGCGGAGTGCCAGTCTCCTCATATGTGTCCGTTAGTGCTGATAGTGGAGTCATCCATGCAGTTCGGTCCTTTGACTATGAGCAGATCAAAGATTTCCAGTTCCGTGTGAAAGCGCAAGATGGAGGTTCCCCTCCACTCAGTAGCAATGTGACTGTGAAAATAATGATCCAGGACCAGAATGACAACCCCCCTCAGGTTCTGTACCCAGTCCAGACTGGTGGCTCTCTGGTGGCTGAAATGGTGCCTCGTTCAGCAGATGTGGGCTATCTGGTCACTAAAGTGGTGGCTGTTGATGTGGACTCTGGACAGAATGCCTGGCTCTCCTATAAACTACagaaagccacagacagggcgCTGTTTGAAGTGGGCTTACAGAATGGAGAAATAAGAACTATCCGCCAGGTGACTGATAAAGATGCTGTGAAACAAAGACTCACTGTTATAGTGGAGGACAACGGGCAGCCCTCTCGTTCAGCTACAGTCATTGTTAACGTGGCGGTGGCGGACAGCTTCCCTGAAGTGCTATCAGAGTTCACTGACTTTACGCACGACAAGGAGTACAATGACAACCTGACTTTTTACTTAGTGTTGGCTCTGGCTGtagtttccttcctcttcatcacgtGTTTAGTGGTTATTATATCAGTGAAAATCTACAGATGGAGACAGTCTCGCATCCTGTATCACTCCAATCTCCCCGTGATTCCATATTATCCACCACGTTATTCAGACACTTTGGGGACAGGGACTCTCCAACACGTGTACAATTACGAGGTGTGCAGGACGACTGACTCCAGAAAGAGTGACTGTAAGTTTGGCAGAGCTGGTAGTCAGAACGTGCTGATAATGGACCCCAGTTCTACAGGGACGATGCAGCGGATACAGAATGAAAAGAGCATCCTGGATGAACCAGACTCTCCTCTAGAGGTTAGAATGCCCCCGTCTTTGGTTATGTCAAAGCtgtatgtttaa
- the LOC137188840 gene encoding uncharacterized protein, with protein MTRQVLLFICLLFVGSVLGQVSYSIPEEMARGSLVGNIAHDLGLQTNRLASGKARIYTRDSDEYIELNRERGVLLVKERIDREALCKQTTPCALHFQIILENPMEFYSVTIQITDINDNAPTFEKSEMEFKISESAITGVKFLLERAVDLDVGINGVQSYELKPTDNFALKLHNNADGNRNVEMVLQKPLDREKHEQISLVLTAVDGGEPQMSGTMMILITVLDANDNAPVFTQHTYKATVTENSPKGTVVATVTASDADRDSNGKITYSITNAIDDIRKLFEINKENGEVSLMGNIDFEESRNYQISLLASDEGGLTDSCKLIVDVQDMNDNKPEINIMSKSTVISEDAKLHTVVTMINIEDKDSGENGNVRCFINENIPFTLKTTTNNFYSLVTDSDLDRERHSEYNITVTCSDEGVPSLSSSVTLTLQISDVNDNAPVFERSSYEAYIVENNTPGLSIFTVTARDADWNQNARVSYILEDSFVNGVPVSSYVSVSADSGVIHAVRSFDYEQIKDFQFRVKAQDGGSPPLSSNVTVKILIQDQNDNPPQVLYPVQTGGSLVAEMVPRSADVGYLVTKVVAVDVDSGQNAWLSYKLQKATDRALFEVGLQNGEIRTIRQVTDKDAVKQRLSVIVEDNGQPSRSATVIVNVAVADSFPEVLSEFTDFTHDKEYNDNLTFYLVLALAVVSFLFITCLVVIISVKIYRWRQSRILYHSNLPVIPYYPPRYSDTLGTGTLQHVYNYEVCRTTDSRKSDCKFGRAGSQNVLIMDPSSTGTMQRIQSEKSILDEPDSPLELHPLSLSLWNTTVFFADHFLIRFDLKEPSSETMRRQVLLFFSMLVLSPVLGQVSYSIPEEMSKGSLVGNIAQDLGLDLKRLKTGKARLHVGNTAEYIELNKEKGVLLIKEKIDREALCKQMTPCALHFQIILENPIEFYRVTVEITDINDNAPIFKMNNMLFEISESAVSGAKFVLEKALDYDVGINGLKSYSLNPTDNFVLKLNDNADGEKEVEMVLEKPLDREKQEQLTLTLTAVDGGEPQLSGIVQIHVTVLDINDNAPVFTQSTYKASLMENSAKGTSLMTVTATDRDQGTNGVVTYSISSNTDGIMDLFEIHGTSGEIRLIGKIDYETSKHYQLHVKARDQGGLTDSCKIVFDIIDVNDNIPVIDLMSTTQSIPEDATFQTVVAVMNVHDADSDINGVVKCFLSDNVPFIIENTSNGFYSIRTNSDLDRERASEYNITVTCSDEGVPSLSSSVTLTLQISDVNDNAPVFERSSYEAYIVENNTPGLSIFTMKARDADWNQNARVSYILEDSSVNGVPVSSYVSVSADSGVIHAVRSFDYEQIKDFQFRIKAQDGGSPPLSSNVTVKIMIQDQNDNPPQVLYPVQTGGSLVAEMVPRSADVGYLVTKVVAVDVDSGQNAWLSYKLQKATDRALFEVGLQNGEIRTIRQVTDKDAVKQRLTVIVEDNGQPSRSATVIVNVAVADSFPEVLSEFTDFTHDKEYNDNLTFYLVLALAVVSFLFITCLVVIISVKIYRWRQSRILYHSNLPVIPYYPPRYSDTLGTGTLQHVYNYEVCRTTDSRKSDCKFGRAGSQNVLIMDPSSTGTMQRIQNEKSILDEPDSPLEL; from the exons ATGACGAGGCAAGTActgctgtttatctgtctcCTCTTCGTCGGCTCAGTGCTCGGGCAGGTCAGCTACTCTATTCCGGAGGAAATGGCCAGAGGATCTTTAGTAGGAAATATAGCACATGATTTAGGTTTGCAAACCAACCGTTTAGCGTCTGGTAAAGCTCGAATCTATACCCGTGATAGCGACGAGTACATCGAGCTGAATAGGGAAAGGGGAGTCCTCCTTGTTAAAGAGAGAATCGACAGAGAGGCGCTATGCAAACAGACGACGCCGTGtgctttacattttcagataaTTCTGGAGAATCCTATGGAATTTTACAGTGTTACAATCCAGATTACAGACATCAACGATAATGCACCAACctttgaaaaaagtgaaatggaATTCAAAATTAGTGAGTCTGCGATCACCGGGGTAAAATTTCTGCTGGAGAGGGCTGTGGATCTTGATGTTGGAATTAATGGTGTTCAAAGCTATGAATTAAAACCAACAGACAATTTTGCTCTGAAACTGCACAATAACGCTGATGGAAATAGAAACGTTGAGATGGTGCTGCAGAAGCCtttagacagagagaaacacgaGCAGATATCTCTGGTGTTAACAGCTGTAGATGGTGGAGAACCGCAGATGTCAGGAACGATGATGATTCTTATTACAGTATTAGACGCTAATGATAATGCTCCCGTTTTTACACAGCACACATACAAAGCTACAGTTACTGAGAATTCACCTAAAGGCACAGTTGTAGCTACTGTTACAGCCTCAGATGCAGATCGAGATTCTAATGGTAAAATAACATATTCAATCACGAATGCAATAGATGATATAAGGAAATTAtttgagataaataaggaaaacGGTGAGGTCAGCTTAATGGGAAATATTGATTTTGAGGAGTCCCGAAACTATCAAATAAGTCTACTTGCTAGTGATGAAGGAGGACTCACAGATTCGTGCAAATTAATAGTCGATGTACAAGACATGAATGACAACAAGCCGGAAATCAACATTATGTCAAAGTCTACTGTTATATCAGAGGATGCCAAACTACATACAGTTGTTACAATGATAAACATCGAGGACAAGGACTCGGGAGAAAACGGTAACGTGAGATGctttattaatgaaaatataCCTTTCActttgaaaacaacaacaaataatttCTATAGTTTAGTAACAGACAGTGAtctggacagagagagacattcTGAGTATAATATTACTGTGACCTGCTCTGATGAGGGAGTGCCCTCCCTCTCCAGCAGCGTCACTCTCACCTTACAGATCTCTGATGTGAATGATAACGCGCCTGTCTTTGAGAGGAGCTCATATGAGGCCTACATTGTAGAAAACAACACACCAGGCCTCTCTATATTCACAGTGACAGCCAGAGATGCTGACTGGAACCAGAATGCCCGTGTTTCTTACATACTGGAGGACTCCTTTGTTAACGGAGTGCCAGTCTCCTCATATGTGTCCGTTAGTGCTGATAGTGGAGTCATCCATGCAGTTCGCTCTTTTGACTACGAGCAAATCAAAGATTTCCAGTTCCGTGTCAAAGCGCAGGATGGAGGTTCCCCTCCACTCAGTAGCAATGTGACAGTGAAAATACTTATCCAGGACCAGAACGACAATCCCCCTCAGGTTCTGTACCCAGTCCAGACCGGTGGCTCTCTGGTGGCTGAAATGGTGCCTCGTTCAGCAGATGTGGGCTATCTGGTCACTAAAGTGGTGGCTGTTGATGTGGACTCTGGACAGAATGCCTGGCTCTCCTATAAACTGCagaaagccacagacagggcgCTGTTTGAAGTGGGCTTACAGAATGGAGAAATAAGAACTATCCGCCAGGTGACTGATAAAGATGCTGTGAAACAAAGACTGAGTGTTATAGTGGAGGACAACGGGCAGCCCTCTCGTTCAGCTACAGTCATTGTTAACGTGGCGGTGGCGGACAGCTTCCCTGAAGTGCTGTCAGAGTTCACTGACTTTACACACGACAAGGAGTACAATGACAACCTGACTTTTTACTTAGTGTTGGCTCTGGCTGtagtttccttcctcttcatcacgtGTTTAGTGGTTATTATATCAGTGAAAATCTACAGATGGAGACAGTCTCGCATCCTGTATCACTCCAATCTCCCTGTGATTCCATATTATCCACCACGTTACTCAGACACTTTGGGGACAGGGACTCTCCAACACGTGTACAATTACGAGGTGTGCAGGACGACCGACTCCAGAAAGAGTGACTGTAAGTTCGGCAGAGCTGGTAGTCAGAACGTGCTGATAATGGACCCCAGTTCTACAGGGACGATGCAGCGCATACAGAGTGAAAAGAGCATCCTGGATGAACCAGACTCTCCTCTAGAG CTTCATCCTTTGTCCCTCAGTTTGTGGAATACGACTGTCTTCTTTGCGGATCATTTCCTGATTCGTTTTGATCTTAAAGAACCGTCGAGCGAAACAATGAGACGGCAAGTACTATTGTTTTTCTCGATGCTTGTTCTTAGTCCCGTGCTCGGGCAGGTCAGCTATTCTATTCCCGAGGAAATGTCGAAAGGCTCGTTGGTCGGCAACATAGCACAAGATTTAGGTTTAGATTTAAAACGgctgaaaacaggaaaagctCGCTTGCATGTTGGAAATACCGCTGAATACATCgagttaaataaagaaaaaggagtCCTTCTCATCAAAGAGAAAATAGACAGAGAGGCGTTGTGCAAACAAATGACTCCCTGtgctttacattttcaaattattttggaAAACCCCATCGAGTTCTATCGCGTTACAGTAGAAATAACAGATATAAACGACAACGCCCCTATATTCAAAATGAATAATATGTTATTTGAAATCAGCGAATCGGCTGTCAGTGGGGCAAAATTTGTATTAGAGAAAGCATTAGATTACGACGTTGGTATAAACGGACTCAAGAGCTACTCCCTCAACCCAACagataattttgttttaaaactcaACGACAACGCAGATGGAGAAAAGGAGGTAGAGATGGTCTTGGAGAAACCTCTCGATCGTGAGAAACAAGAACAATTGACTCTTACATTAACAGCAGTCGACGGAGGTGAACCCCAGCTCTCAGGGATAGTGCAGATTCACGTAACTGTATTAGATATAAATGACAATGCTCCAGTATTTACGCAGTCAACATATAAAGCTAGTTTAATGGAAAACTCCGCGAAGGGAACGTCATTAATGACTGTAACAGCCACAGATAGAGATCAAGGCACAAATGGCGTCGTGACGTACTCTATTTCGAGTAACACCGATGGAATTATGGATTTATTTGAAATACATGGGACAAGTGGGGAGATACGTTTGATCGGAAAAATAGATTatgaaacatcaaaacattatCAGTTACATGTTAAAGCAAGAGATCAAGGTGGGCTCACTGACTCATGCAAAATAGTATTTGACATTATTGATGTGAATGACAATATTCCAGTGATAGATTTAATGTCAACTACACAATCTATACCGGAAGATGCCACGTTTCAAACAGTTGTTGCTGTTATGAATGTCCATGATGCTGACTCGGATATTAATGGAGTGGTTAAATGTTTTCTGAGTGATAATGTACCTTTTATCATCGAAAATACATCGAATGGATTCTATAGCATAAGAACAAACAGTGATTTAGACAGAGAAAGAGCCTCTGAGTATAATATAACTGTGACCTGCTCTGATGAGGGAGTGCCCTCCCTCTCCAGCAGCGTCACTCTCACCTTACAGATCTCTGATGTGAATGATAACGCGCCTGTCTTTGAGAGGAGCTCATATGAGGCCTACATTGTAGAAAACAACACACCAGGCCTCTCTATATTCACAATGAAAGCCAGAGATGCTGACTGGAACCAGAATGCCCGTGTTTCCTACATACTGGAGGACTCCTCTGTTAACGGAGTGCCAGTCTCCTCATATGTTTCCGTTAGTGCTGATAGTGGAGTCATCCATGCAGTTCGCTCTTTTGACTACGAGCAGATCAAAGATTTCCAGTTCCGCATCAAAGCGCAGGATGGAGGTTCCCCTCCACTCAGTAGCAATGTGACAGTGAAAATAATGATCCAAGACCAGAACGACAACCCCCCTCAGGTTCTGTACCCAGTCCAGACCGGTGGCTCTCTGGTGGCTGAAATGGTGCCTCGTTCAGCAGATGTGGGCTATCTGGTCACTAAAGTGGTGGCTGTTGATGTGGACTCTGGACAGAATGCCTGGCTCTCCTATAAACTGCagaaagccacagacagggcgCTGTTTGAAGTGGGCTTACAGAATGGAGAAATAAGAACTATCCGCCAGGTGACTGATAAAGATGCTGtgaaacaaagactgactgTTATAGTGGAGGACAACGGGCAGCCCTCTCGTTCAGCTACAGTCATTGTTAACGTGGCGGTGGCGGACAGCTTCCCTGAAGTGCTGTCAGAGTTCACTGACTTTACACACGACAAGGAGTACAATGACAACCTGACTTTTTACTTAGTGTTGGCTCTGGCTGtagtttccttcctcttcatcacgtGTTTAGTGGTTATTATATCAGTGAAAATCTACAGATGGAGACAGTCTCGCATCTTGTATCACTCCAATCTCCCTGTTATTCCATATTATCCACCACGTTACTCAGACACTTTGGGGACAGGGACTCTCCAACACGTGTATAATTACGAGGTGTGCAGGACGACTGACTCCAGAAAGAGTGACTGTAAGTTCGGCAGAGCTGGTAGTCAGAACGTGCTGATAATGGACCCCAGTTCTACAGGGACGATGCAGCGGATACAGAACGAAAAGAGCATCCTGGATGAACCAGACTCTCCTCTAGAG TTGTAA